ACGGAGATGTCGGCGAACGGCTTGCCGTACACGCGCTCCACGTCGTACGGGCTGAACAGGGCCATCTGGGCCTTCTGTTTGGCCAGTTCGAACGTGATGTCCGGAATCACCACGCCAAGAGCCAGCGACTTGATGCGGATCTTCTCGTCCGCGTTCTCTCGCTTGGTATCCAGGAAGCGCAGGATATCAGGGTGGTGGGCGTTGAGGTACACCGCGCCCGCGCCCTGACGTGCGCCGAGCTGGTTGGCATAGGAGAAGGAGTCCTCCAGCAGCTTCATGACCGGAATCACGCCGCTGGACTGGTTCTCGATGTGCTTGATCGGGGCGCCGAGCTCGCGCAGGTTGCTCAGCAGCAGGGCCACGCCACCGCCGCGCTTGGAGAGCTGGAGGGCCGCGTTGATGCCGCGCGAAATCGACTCCATGTTGTCTTCGATGCGCACCAGGAAGCAGCTGACCGGTTCGCCACGCTGGGCCTTGCCGAGATTCAGGAAGGTCGGGGTGGCGGGCTGGAAGCGGCCGGCAAGCATTTCGTCGGCGTATTCGATGGCCTGCTGCTCATTGCCGGCGGCGAGCTCCAGGGCCACAGCGGCGCAACGCTGCGGGAAGTCCTCAAGATAGAGGCGACCATCGAACGTCTTGAGCGCGTAGGACGTGTAGAACTTGAACGCACCAAGGAAAGTGCCGAACTCAAAGCCGGCGGATTCCACGTGCTCGTAGATGCGGTCGAGGAATTCAGCGGAGTACTGGTTGAAGACCGCAGGGTTGTAGTACTGGTTGCTGATCAGGTATTCGAGACGCTCGGCGGCGGAGGCGAACCGCTTGCTGTTGGTGGCCACGTGCCCTGTCACGTATTCGCGTTCGGCGGCCTTGTCTTTGTCGAACTGGATCTTGCCGTCGGCGTCATAGAGGTTGAGCATCGCGTTGAGCGCGTGGTAATCGTGCGCCGGGTCGTACTGTTCCGCTGCGGTGTCGGCAGTATTGTCGAGCGGCAGGCCGGTGGCGGTGAGGTCAGTCATTGGAAATCCTTGGAATATGGCAGAAGTGTGTTTACTCAGACAGTTGCTCCCCTCAGTCAACTTCGTTGACAGCTCCCCTCGGAGAGGGGAGCCAATACCTCGAGGGGGTCAAGATTTACTGTTCGGTGAAGAAGCGGACGAGGCCGTTTCGCACGGCGGCAGTGTCTTCCGGGGTGCCCATGAGTTCGTAACGGTAGAGGTAGGGCACCTTGCATTTGGCGGCGATGATGTCTCCGGCGGCACAGTAGGCCTCACCGAAATTGGTGTTGCCTGAGGCGATGACGCCGCGAATCCACTCGCGGTTGGCTGGATCGTTGAGGAAGCGTTTGACCTGAATCGGCACTGCTTTCTTGACCACGCCGCCGCCATAGGTGGGCACCATGATGACGTACGGTTCGCGGACGTTTAGCGCCGGGGCGGCGGCCCGCAACGGGATGCGGTAGACGTTGATGCCTTCGTCCTGCAAACGGCATCCGGCCACGAACCGTGCGGTGTTTTCGGAGGCCGACGAGAAGTAGACCAATGCGCCGATCGTCTTGCCTTCGGCCGCGAATTCGGGCTGGCTCAGACTCACGCGGACACCGTGGCGGCGGCGCGGTTGTCGGCGGCCACCTGCTGGGCGACTTCGCGAATCAGGTCGGGGCGGTAGCCGGTCCAGGAGTTGTCCGGCGTGATGACCACCGGAGCCTGCTGGAAACCGGCGGCCTGCAGCTGCTCAAGGGTGGAGGGGTTCTGCGTCAGGTCCACGGTTTCAAACGGCACACCCAGCTTGGTGAGCTGGCGCTTGGTGGCATCGCACTGCGGGCAATGCGGCTTGGTGAACACGGTGACGGTCATGGCGACTCCCCTTGATGTGGTTCTGATGAACAGTGAAGCGAAGGCCATATTACAGCGGTGTGATTTGAAATCAAGGCACTATATGTAGTGGCGCGTGTCACATAACAAACCTAGATATAGGGTTTTTCATTGATATTCCGCCATTCCCATGCACCCCCGAAAATCGGCGTGCAGCGACCCGCCCAATCACATGTGGCATTGTTCACATTTGCGTTTGAACCGCTCTTCGACTGATCCTCAACCGCCCTGCAACCGCCATCTTGAGTTTCGAGGGGCTGTTTTGACCCTTTCCGGAGATCTATCTCCGTTTCGAGGGGCTGGTACTCAAGTAAGCGCATCCCCAAAATGGCGGAATGACGGTGGGGCGAAGCCGTTTATACCCGTGTTCTAGCGGGCCACCAGCCCCTCGAAACGGGAGTAAACCTCTACGGAAGGCCAAATCAGCCCCTCGAAGCGGAGAACGGATACCTCGGCACCCCGTGTGGAGCCAGAAGGCCCGGCCGGATGTCCAAACGAGCATCCGGCCAGGCCTTAAAAGTAGTTGTTCAGTTATCAGAATCGATGCGGCGCGATACTACTCCGCGTCTTTACGGCTCCAACAGATCTTCGATGCGGCAGCCAAGCGTGCGGGCCAAAGCGAGCACGGTGGAGACGGCAGCTTTGCCAAGGTCTTTGCGGCGCTGCTCGTACATTTGGATGGAGCGCAGGGTAACGCCGGAGCGGCGGGCCAGCCCGGATTGGCTGAGTCCGGCGCGCACGCGGATCGTGTGCAGCCGGGAGTCGCCCTCGGTGCGATTATGGGCGGCCCGCTCGTCGTACACGTCGACGAATCGGCTTTCGTCGGCTTCGTGCAAAGCCGGGTAAAGTCGCACGATATCGCCGAGCGACAGCACATCGAGAATGTCCGAGAACCGCACTCCCCTGGCCCATTGGCAGTATGCGAGTACCCATCCGGCCCAGTATTCGGGTGTTGAGCCGGCGCGCAGTGCGGCTGGCGGCATATCGAGAATGCGCGCCCAACCGGTTTGCCGCATGATTTCGGCCACCAGCTCCTCGCCGGACATGCCACACACGTATTTGGGCGTGCCTCGCCCGAAAAGCGCGGCCGCCTCGGAGGTGGCGAAGAAGTCCATGAATAGGCCGACCGGCAACCCGCAATCGTTCAGCGCATAATCGAAGGCGCCGGCCAAGTTGGCCATGGCGTCCGGCAAGTATGTCTCATCGTAGGCGGTGATCATCGTTGGTCACTTTCTCACGGATGATGTCGCGCATGAACAGGCCGTCGAGATCGGCTTCAGCGCTGTTGCGACGGTAAGCTTCACGAGCCGTGCGGTCGCGCTCGTTGCGCAATACGTGGTAGGTCGAAGCGCGGGCGATTTCGCAGCCTTGGAACCGCAGCGCCGCGAATGCCTGAGGACTGGTGAGTACGATCTGCTTGCCGAGCTCACCCAACCGCATCGCCTCGGCGAGTTGGTCGAGGGAAATCGCGTTATTGACAAAAGCGCGGGCGAACGAGAAATACGAATCGTCGGCACGATATCCGACGATGACGTCAGACTGACTGGTATCCGGCAGAGACACTTGTTTCAGATATTCGATGCCTTGCGCGGCGACGGTGGTGGTCGGCTGGAAACGACGGTTTTCGACCAGCAGGGCCAACCAGTTCAGGATGGTGTAGGGCAACTGGGACAGGTCCAGGAAGGTGAGCCCGTTGGTGGCCAATGTGTACCGATTCGCGAAACCGTCATCCAGTCCCGCGCACGCCCATTCCTTGGCCAGCTCGACGCTGCGCGTGCAATAGAATCCGCGGCCATAATCGTTGTTCGGCTTGACCAGCCCGTATTCAGGATGCTTGATGACATGCGAAGAGCCATGCCACAGTTCGATCGATGCGGTCTCCATTGGCCGGCTCCTTCTCTCTCTCCTTACATATTCTTGATTATATCACTGTGGTGATAGTCATAAGGGAAATACGAGATGAAAAATACCGCTGTATACGTTCGTACACAACGTGAAATGTATACGAACGTATACAACACTGATGTCCGGAGTCATGCTCCGCAGTGGCGCAGCGGACGCGCCACTGCAATCGGAATATGGGACTGAAGACGTGGAAGAAGTGGACGGACTGGCCGCTGATGGTGCTGTCCGTGGTGTTTCTGGTGGTGTATTCGTGGGAAATTCTCTCCCGCACGCATATCGCGCTGTGTGAAACCGTCATCAACGTGATCTGGGTGGTGTTCGTCGTCGATTATGTGGTCTCGCTGTGGTTGGCCGACGATCGCTGGCGGTGGTTCAAGCACAACCTGTTCACGCTGCTGACCATCGCGCTGCCGATGCTCCGGCCCTTGCGACTGTTGCGTTTGCTGACCGTGCTGCACGTGCTGAACCGCACCTCCGGCATGGCGGTGCGCGGGCGCATCACCGTATACGCGGTCGGCGCGGTGGGAATGCTCATGTACGTGGGCGCGCTGGCCGTGTATTCCGTGGAGCGCGGGGCGTCCGGATCCACGATCACCGACTTCGGCACGGCGTTGTGGTGGGCGTTCGTGACCGTGACCACCGTGGGATATGGCGACTTCTCGCCGGTCACCTTCCAAGGCAAGATCATTGCGGTGGTGCTGATGTTCACCGGCATCGCGTTGATCGGTATTGTGACGGCCACGCTGGCCTCGTGGATCGTGGATCAGGTCAATCTGGAGACGGATCGGCGCGAGGACGCTCGGGAGAAGGAAGTGGCCAAGGAAGCCGCGCAAGAGGCTATTGCGACATCAGCCAATCCCGAAATCGACCTATTGCGCGAGGAAGTGCGTGAGCTGACCGCTACGGTAGCCGGTCTGCGCACCGAACTTGAGCGACGTTGATTGGCGAAGCGGGACAAACAACGATTCTGCCAAGAAGGTCCGCGTCAGTTGTTGTCACCGCGGATTGCGGCAGAATCATTGTCGCCACGGCTGTTTTCTTCAGTCGGCTCAACCCAACTTTTGATAATTTTTATTTTTTTGATATTTTTGATAATTTTTATTTTAGGTTGATTCAGCGAGGAGGCGGTCCACATGAAGGCAAAGGAAAACCCATTCAAGCCAACGGCAGGAGGGGAACCGCCCCTGCTCATCGGCCGAGGCAAAGTTATCCGCGATTTCGAGAAAGGTCTCGATAACGGAGTCGGTGCCCCAGGGCGCATTATGCTCGTCACCGGCGCTCGTGGAACCGGAAAAACCGTGATGCTCACTGTGTTCGGAGACCGGGCCAAAGCGCGCAGATGGGATGTCATCGAAGAAACGGCCTCTGCCGGACTATGCGAACGCCTTGTTGATGCCTTACGAACCGGGCGAGGGGCCCTTGACCACCTCACTATCCGACCATCGTTGACTTTTGCTGGAGCGGGCATCGGCCTCGGAGAAGCCGAACTATCCCCGAAGCGTATGCCCGAAACGTTGAGAAGTGCCATTGCCGGACGGTTGGATGCGCTTGAGAAGCGCCATGCTGGGTTGCTTATCACCATTGATGAGACTCAAGCGGCTGAGCGATCCGACATGATTGCCATCGCCACTGCCATACAGCATCAAATCAGGGAACGACGCAATATCGCCATCGTGTTCGCCGGTCTCCCACAGATGATTTCTGATTTGTTCAATGACGAAGTCATCACGTTCCTACGTCGCGCGAAAACGAACATACTCACAGATATTCCTCTTGATGAAGTGCGCGATGCTTTCGCCACAACATTCCGCGCCTCCGGCATGTCCATCACCGACGCTCAATTAAGCACTGCAGCCAATGTGACAGCCGGATACCCCTATATGATTCAACTGGTTGGCTACCATATCTGGGATGCCGCAGACATGCGGGACTCGGATACCATCATCGACGCTGATGTTACGGCAGGTATCGAGGAAGCACGTATTGACCTTGATAACGCCGTGTGCATCCCGGAGTTGCAAGGCTTATCCAAAAACGACCGTGAGTATCTCGAAGCCATGGCAGCGTCAGATGGTCCCTCTCCCACCGTGAATGTTGCACAGCGCATGGGCAAAACGCCTAACTATGCCGCCACCTACCGCAAACGCCTCCTTGACGCCTTCGTTATCCGCGAAACAGAACGAGGCGAAGTCGATTTTGCCGTGCCCTTCCTGCGCGAATACTTGCGTCGGAATCAGTAATCGGCACAATGCACAGTATCGATATATTCCGTTCCATATAATGACTTTTCGCATTCAGATACACAATGGACGGCCTGTTGAGTAGCACTCAGCAGGCCGTCCATTCTATTTAGCTATTCAGTTATCGGAGACACACCTCAGGCCTTGACCGGAGCGTCAGCGGGAGCCGATGCCGCCGCGGCCAGTTTGCGGCGCTTGAGGTACTTCATGATGGTCAGGACCATGCCGCGGAAGCCCCACTCGCCACGCAGGACAGTGTTGAGCAGTCCGGAGTGGGAACCGCCCCACTCCATACCGATGTAGTTGAAGGCGCTCATCACGGCACCCGCGCCGCCCTGCTTGACGCTCATCTCGAAGGGCTTCAGGTAGATCTCGCGAATCGACTGCTCGTTGGCCCAGGTGGCGAGCTCGCTCAGTCGGTTGGTCTCCTGGTCGTTCAGCGCGAAGTGCTTCATGAAGGCGTACACGCCCTTGGCCTGAGCGCCAGCGACCTGCTGGGAGGCCATCACGCCGAACAGGTAGCCGTCTTCGGAGAAGTATTCGAAGGTACGACCGGCGAAGTCGCGGCATTCGAATCTGATATCGTTATCGATTCGATCAGCGGCTCACGATACTGCCCTTGCATCGCTGTGCCACTGTTGAATGTGCCCGGCTGGCTCACCTTTGGGTCACCGCCGACACATCCTTGATGCCAATGGTTATAGAGTCGCAAATTCACGACTGGCGCACCTGCCCACGCACCTATCCTGTCATTTCGAGCGCATAATTTGCTACCACATCCGGTCAGGGCAATCGACCTTAATGGCGTAAACGGCACTTCTCAATACGTAAACGGCATTTATTCTTGGCTCCCCTCTCAGAGAGGGGAGCCAAGAAATATCAAGCTCGGCCTCCCAGGAGAGAGCCAGAATAATGCACCAGCAAGGCATTAGGATGGAGGGCATGAGCGATTTGAACGCGTTGAATCTTGAGCCCGGCGAAGTGGTTGGTGGGTATACGCTGATCTCCCGGCTCGGCTCAGGAGCTATGGGGTCGGTGTGGCGGGTGCGCGACGACGGCGGCACCACCTATGCCATGAAGATTCTGCGCGACTCCCTGACCGACGAGTCAGTGGCAGGCTCCGGCTCTGCGTCCACGGCCCTGCACGACCCCGACCTCAAGCCCGATGTCACGCCGCGCGAGCGCCTGCGGCGCGAGGCCATGGCCTTGAAGAAGATCAATCATCCGGGTGTGTGCGGCATCGTGGATATGGAACTCGACGATACGTTGGCGTTCATCGTCACTGAACTCATCGAGGGCAAGAATCTTAAGGATGATGTGGCCGCCAATGGCCGGTATGTGGGCGACGATCTGGAACGCTTGGCCCGCAAGCTCATCGAAGCCACCAAAGCCGTACATGCGGCCGGCATCGTCCATCGCGACATCAAACCCACCAATGTGATGGTGTCGGCCGCCGGACCGGTATTGGTCGATTTCGGTATCGCGATGGGCGAGGGCGAAAGTCACGTGACCCGCACCGGCCTAGTGATGGGTACACCCGGATTCATCGCACCCGAGATTATTGACGGTGCCGAATCCGACGACGCCACCGATTGGTGGTCGGTGGCGTCCGTGCTCGCTTTTGCCGCAACCGGCGCGCCTGTGTTCGGCACCAAGCCGATGATGGCGGTACTTGAGCGCGAGGCCTCGGGCAACGCGAATCTTTCCGGACTACCGGCCGGCACATTGGCTGCCTTCCGTTCTGCACTGGACCCGGATCGCAGGGATCGTTGCACGCCGGATCAATTGCTGAATGCCATCGCCTTGGATGCGTTGAATCCCAACGCTTGGCAGGGCGAGCAGGCGGGACCGTTCGCCGCGGGAGCCGTGGCTGGACAACCGGCTGCGATCGTTGCCGAAGCCGCGGAGGCGATGCCCCCTTTTGGCGCGGCCGGCGGCGTTGACCGCAATAATCCCCGAACCATCTGGCGCGCGGCCGAGGAAGCCGCTGAGGCTCCCACCATGGCCGTGTTCTCCGGCAATAAGGGCGATAACGGCGATGGCGAAACCGCCGTATTCTCGCCGGCTGGCGCCGCTACCGCCACGCTGCCCTTAGCCGATATGCCGCCACGTCCGCCGGCCGGTGCGGAGCAGGCCACGCAACTGTTGCCCGACGCTGCTGCCGATTTCACCGACGACGCCGGCACGCAGGTACTCACCGGCGCGACCACACCGATGCCGGACCAAACCACGCCGCTGGCCGAGCGCACCACCGTACTCCCCACGCCGCAGCCGTCATCATTCCCCCCGTCCGGCACCGCCCAGAGCAGCTGGGATCCCGCAAGCAACCAGCCCACAGCGGTGGACCCCGCCATTCGCCCGGCATTGCAGCGCATCATCGACCAAACCGCCCAAGCGGCCCCCACCGAAACCATGGTCCAAAATCCTCCCATGCCCAATCCGGTGGACGTGAAGCGAGGGGAATATCTGCAGCGCGGCACCCTGCCATTGATCCTGCTGGCGGCGCCGCTGGCGGCACTGGCGGCAAATGCTCCGCTCGTGGCCATCATCGCGGCCACTGCGTTGTTGTGGCTACTGCTCACCCTGGCCTATAACACCGAACCCCAGCTTGAGCGCGAGGGCAAACGCGGCGGCGAGCGCAAAAACTCCGATTCGTGGATTCGCGTGGCGACTTTTCCTTGGCATCTGGTCAAAGCCCTGCTGCTGGCCATTCCCCGCATACTGCTGCTAGTCATCATCTATATGGCGGGAACCGCCGTGGCCACCGCGGCTCTGGCACTGCCCGTTCACACCATCTCCTGGTATTTCACCGCGGATTGGGGTATTCCGGTGCCGTTGCTCAATGATGTGCCGTTCTCCGCTTCCGGGCTGGCGCTGGGCGGTTTCATGGCCATCGGCTGGCTGGTCACTGTGTTCGCCCCACAGTCGATGATGATTCGGCTGGGGGGCGGCGTACTGCGCGGGCTCAAACACAGTCGCCCGGCGGGCGCCCCATCCACCGAAGTGGGTGGGGCTCCACCTGCTCCAGTGGCGCCGGCGCCCAAGGGCGGCGGGCGCGGCACCGTGCTGTTCACCAT
This DNA window, taken from Bifidobacterium longum subsp. longum JCM 1217, encodes the following:
- the nrdI gene encoding class Ib ribonucleoside-diphosphate reductase assembly flavoprotein NrdI, with the translated sequence MSLSQPEFAAEGKTIGALVYFSSASENTARFVAGCRLQDEGINVYRIPLRAAAPALNVREPYVIMVPTYGGGVVKKAVPIQVKRFLNDPANREWIRGVIASGNTNFGEAYCAAGDIIAAKCKVPYLYRYELMGTPEDTAAVRNGLVRFFTEQ
- a CDS encoding glutaredoxin family protein, whose translation is MTVTVFTKPHCPQCDATKRQLTKLGVPFETVDLTQNPSTLEQLQAAGFQQAPVVITPDNSWTGYRPDLIREVAQQVAADNRAAATVSA
- a CDS encoding helix-turn-helix transcriptional regulator; the protein is MITAYDETYLPDAMANLAGAFDYALNDCGLPVGLFMDFFATSEAAALFGRGTPKYVCGMSGEELVAEIMRQTGWARILDMPPAALRAGSTPEYWAGWVLAYCQWARGVRFSDILDVLSLGDIVRLYPALHEADESRFVDVYDERAAHNRTEGDSRLHTIRVRAGLSQSGLARRSGVTLRSIQMYEQRRKDLGKAAVSTVLALARTLGCRIEDLLEP
- a CDS encoding DUF3990 domain-containing protein, producing METASIELWHGSSHVIKHPEYGLVKPNNDYGRGFYCTRSVELAKEWACAGLDDGFANRYTLATNGLTFLDLSQLPYTILNWLALLVENRRFQPTTTVAAQGIEYLKQVSLPDTSQSDVIVGYRADDSYFSFARAFVNNAISLDQLAEAMRLGELGKQIVLTSPQAFAALRFQGCEIARASTYHVLRNERDRTAREAYRRNSAEADLDGLFMRDIIREKVTNDDHRLR
- a CDS encoding potassium channel family protein, which translates into the protein MGLKTWKKWTDWPLMVLSVVFLVVYSWEILSRTHIALCETVINVIWVVFVVDYVVSLWLADDRWRWFKHNLFTLLTIALPMLRPLRLLRLLTVLHVLNRTSGMAVRGRITVYAVGAVGMLMYVGALAVYSVERGASGSTITDFGTALWWAFVTVTTVGYGDFSPVTFQGKIIAVVLMFTGIALIGIVTATLASWIVDQVNLETDRREDAREKEVAKEAAQEAIATSANPEIDLLREEVRELTATVAGLRTELERR
- a CDS encoding ATP-binding protein; the protein is MKAKENPFKPTAGGEPPLLIGRGKVIRDFEKGLDNGVGAPGRIMLVTGARGTGKTVMLTVFGDRAKARRWDVIEETASAGLCERLVDALRTGRGALDHLTIRPSLTFAGAGIGLGEAELSPKRMPETLRSAIAGRLDALEKRHAGLLITIDETQAAERSDMIAIATAIQHQIRERRNIAIVFAGLPQMISDLFNDEVITFLRRAKTNILTDIPLDEVRDAFATTFRASGMSITDAQLSTAANVTAGYPYMIQLVGYHIWDAADMRDSDTIIDADVTAGIEEARIDLDNAVCIPELQGLSKNDREYLEAMAASDGPSPTVNVAQRMGKTPNYAATYRKRLLDAFVIRETERGEVDFAVPFLREYLRRNQ
- a CDS encoding serine/threonine-protein kinase, with product MEGMSDLNALNLEPGEVVGGYTLISRLGSGAMGSVWRVRDDGGTTYAMKILRDSLTDESVAGSGSASTALHDPDLKPDVTPRERLRREAMALKKINHPGVCGIVDMELDDTLAFIVTELIEGKNLKDDVAANGRYVGDDLERLARKLIEATKAVHAAGIVHRDIKPTNVMVSAAGPVLVDFGIAMGEGESHVTRTGLVMGTPGFIAPEIIDGAESDDATDWWSVASVLAFAATGAPVFGTKPMMAVLEREASGNANLSGLPAGTLAAFRSALDPDRRDRCTPDQLLNAIALDALNPNAWQGEQAGPFAAGAVAGQPAAIVAEAAEAMPPFGAAGGVDRNNPRTIWRAAEEAAEAPTMAVFSGNKGDNGDGETAVFSPAGAATATLPLADMPPRPPAGAEQATQLLPDAAADFTDDAGTQVLTGATTPMPDQTTPLAERTTVLPTPQPSSFPPSGTAQSSWDPASNQPTAVDPAIRPALQRIIDQTAQAAPTETMVQNPPMPNPVDVKRGEYLQRGTLPLILLAAPLAALAANAPLVAIIAATALLWLLLTLAYNTEPQLEREGKRGGERKNSDSWIRVATFPWHLVKALLLAIPRILLLVIIYMAGTAVATAALALPVHTISWYFTADWGIPVPLLNDVPFSASGLALGGFMAIGWLVTVFAPQSMMIRLGGGVLRGLKHSRPAGAPSTEVGGAPPAPVAPAPKGGGRGTVLFTIWAIITVALCAMPILGMPINWMPFA